The genomic region GGTTAATGTTTGAACCTCGTGGGCATGATATGATGAGCGGAAGCTTAATTTATCCCCCCATAAACCCAGAAAACGACTTTGGGATCATTTTTGTAGAAACCAGCGGATGCCTCCCAATGTGTGGGCACGGCACTATTGGAACCATCACGATAGCTATTGAAGAAGGTCTTGTAACTCCAAAAACCCCTGGAAAAATAAAAATGGAAGCTCCCGCAGGACTTATAGAGATTGAATACCAACAAACGGGCGCAAAAGTAGATTGGGTAAAACTTATTAATGTAAAATCATATTTGGCAGCTACCGAATTAACCATTCATTCGGAGGTATTGGGAGAGTTAATCTTTGATGTTTCTTACGGCGGAAATTTTTATGCCATTATCGATCCACAAAAGAATTTCGTAGGTATTCATGAATTTTCTGCCAGTAAACTCATCCATATCAGTCAAGAAATACGTCAAAAAATAAATGTAAAATATAAAGATCGTTTTGTTCACCCAGAGGATGCCACCATCAATGGGGTAAGCCATATTCTGTGGACAGGAAACCCCATAAACCCATTATCTACGGCCCGAAATGCGGTTTTTTATGGAGATAAAGCCATAGATCGTTCTCCTTGTGGCACTGGAACTTCCGCAAGAATGGCGCAATGGCATGCTAAAGGAATGCTTCAAAAAGGGGAAGAATTTGTGCACGAAAGTTTTATAGGCTCCCAGTTTATAGGAAGAATTGAAAAAGAAACTATCTTAGCTGGTCAAAGTGCCATAATACCCAGCATTCAAGGATGGGCAAAAGTATATGGCTACAATAAAATTATAATAGATGATGAAGATCCATATGCTCATGGGTTTCAAGTAATTTAGAAAGCAAAATATATGCAAAAAAATATTGTAATTATTGGCGGAGGGATTGTAGGGCTATCTTCGGCCTACTATTTACATAAGGCTGGTCACGATGTAACAGTAATTGATAAAGGCACTATTAGCGAAGGCGCCTCTTTTGTTAATGCAGGCTATATTACGCCAAGCCATATAATTCCGCTAGCTTCCCCTGGCATGATTGCAAAGGGTATAAAATGGATGTTCAATTCTTCCAGTCCGTTTTATATGAAACCTCGATGGGATGCTGACTTTTTTAAGTGGTCCTGGTATTTTCATAAATCGTCTACCAAAGAAAAAGTAACCAAAGCCATCCCTGTTATTAAAGACATCAATTTGTTGAGCAGGGATCTTTATAAGGAGATGCTTAGATCTGAAGATTTAGGCCCATTTCACCTAGAACAGAACGGACTCCTAATGCTGTACAAAACCGAAAAAGCAGGAGCGAGTGAAATGGCTGTCGCCGAAAAAGCAGCTTTTGAAGGATTGGAAGTTCGCCATCTTGATTATTATGAATTAAACAACTTGGAACCTAATGTTACCATAGATGCCAAAGGAGCTATTTTTTATGAATGTGACGGCCACAGTACCCCGACGGAAATTATGAGCAAAATGCTCGCCTATCTAAAAGCGCATAATGTGGATATAAAAACGCAGGAAACCGTTGAAAAAATTAAGGTTGATAGGGATAAGATACAAGAAGTACAAACCGATAAAAGCCTTTATCATCCAGATGAGGTAATTATAGCCTCGGGCTCCTGGAGCGGTGAAATGGCTAAAAAAATAGGGGCTAACCTTCCTCTTCAGGCAGGGAAAGGATATAGAATAGACCTACATAGGCCTACCCACATTAAATTACCGGCCATCTTGATGGAAGCCAAAACTGCAATGACCCCCATGAATGGCTTTACCCGATTTGCAGGGACGATGGAATTTTCAGGGATTAATCCAACCATCCGAAAGGAACGTGTAGAAGCTATTGCAAAAGCCGCCAAAGCGTATTATCCAGATATCGACATTACTTCCGAAGAAAAACAAAAAGCACAAAGTGGCCTACGCCCTGTCTCCCCAGATGGGCTGCCCTACATTGGCCGAACCAAACATTGTAAGAATGTTGTTTTTGCCACAGGACATGCCATGATGGGTTGGAGCTTAGGACCAGCGACCGGAAAACTGGTTGCAGAAATTATTAATGAAGAAAAAACTTCTATGAATTTAGACGCCTTTAGCCCCGATAGAAGCTTTAAATAACTTAAAATGTCAGTTTTTAAAAACAGATAAGAACCTGTCAACTAAATTCATACATCTTTTACAGTGAAAATTATTGCTTCTTTAACAGAATTTTTCAAATATTTTTTTATAATGTAGTTAGTACAAATTTAAAATCGATATATGTTAAAAACTGTAGTAAAAGAAGGAGAGAGTATTGAAAGAGCGTTAAAGCGCTATAAAAGAAAATTTAGAAATACTAAAGTGCTTCAACAACTTAGAGATAGACAGCAATACACAAAACCTTCAGAAGAAAGGCGTCAAATAAAACAAAAAGCGGCTTACAAAGAGCAATACCTAAGAGACCAAGAAGAATAAATGCATTTTGGCTTTTAGATTTGGAATATTTATTTAGTTTTACCCGTAAAGCTAGACGAATATTGTATTCTAAATGAAAAATCCGCAACAATACTATACTGAAAAAATTTCAATTTTTCAGCAAGACTTAACGGCAGTCAAAAAAACACTTACCACACTTAGTGTTTTTAGGCTGCTTGTTTTTTTAGGTCTGGTCGCAATCCTTTATTTTTTCTGGGAAAACACCATAATTTTGGTGCCCAGCATTCTTGTATCCTTTGTTCTATTTATTGGTTTGGTTTCTAAATACAGTGACTTTAAGTACAAGAAAAACAAAATTCTAGAACGGATAAAGATCAACAGAACTGAATTAAAAGTGCTTGAAAAAGATTTTCACTTTCTTGAAGAGGGAAAGTCGTTCTCCAATTATACCCATGATTTTAGTCACGACATTGATCTCTTTGGCAAGGGTAGCTTCTTTCAATACAGCAATAGAACCGCCACTGAAGCCGGTAGAAAACACCTCGCTTCCCTTTACCTTGAAAACAATCCCGCAGATATCTCAAAAAAACAGCAAGCCATTAAGGAGCTTGCAGAAAAAATTGAATGGAGACATGATTTTAGTGCCACTGCAGCACAAGTAAAAACGGAAGTCCCAGCAGAAAACATTGCTAAATGGTTAAAAAGTCACCATCCCATAATAAAAAAGAAATGGACGTGGCTACCTTATGTTTTTTCTATCTGCTCCTTATTAATTTTTACATTGGCATATCTCAATGTAATTTCAAGTTCACTTATTATTTATTGGTTTTTTATCGGTCTCACCGTTTCTGGTATTAAGGTTAAAAAAATTAATCACCTTTCTGAAAACACCTCTAAAACACAAGATACTTTTCAGCAATACCACCAGTTGATCGCTAAAATTGAAAATACAACCTTCAGTAGCGAATTGCTTAAAGAAAAGCAGCAAATTATTTTAGGAAAGAACGAATCTACTTCTCAAATATTAAGAAGGTTTTCAAAGAGGCTCGACGCTTTGGAGCAACGGGGAAATTTATTGATTGCCGTCCCTGGAAATGCCTTTTTTCTTTTGGATAGGTTTAATACGTACCGCATTGAAAAATGGATCGCTGCCCACAAAAATGAAGTGGAGAAATGGTTTACGATAATTGCTTTTTTTGATGCCTATAATTCCCTCGGAAATTTTGCATACAACCATCCTAAATATGCCTTTCCTAAAATAAATAAAGACCGAAATACCATAAAGGCAACAAGGCTGGGCCACCCACTAATTGATGAAAATAAGTTGGTATATAACGATTTTGACATACGAAAGGAACAGTTTTTTGTAATTACAGGAGCCAATATGGCCGGTAAAAGTACTTTTTTACGTACCGTATCCTTACATATTGTTATGGCCAATTGTGGTTTGCCAGTTTGCGCTTCTTCCAGCGAATACAGTCCTATTAAATTGATAACAAGCATGCGTACCGCTGATTCTCTCACCGATGACGCTTCTTATTTTTATGCTGAACTGAAACGGCTTAAACTCATTGTAGATAAAATAAAAACAGACTCTTATTTTGTGGTCCTCGATGAAATACTAAAAGGCACCAATAGTAAGGACAAAGCTATAGGCTCCCGAAAGTTTGTGGAAAAATTATCAGCTTCCAAATCTACGGGCATTATTGCTACCCACGACTTGAGTTTATGCGAAGTTGCCAAAGAAAATAAGGCTGTTAAAAATTACTTTTTTGAAGCTTTTATTAATGGAAAGGAACTTACTTTCGATTATAAGTTTAAAGAAGGTATTTGCGAAAATATGAATGCTTCTTTCTTGCTAAAAAATATGGGAATTGTATAAAAATAAGACACCTGACTGTTTTATAAAACAGTCAGGTGTACAATCTCATCTATTTTAAAAGTTTAAACCGTTCGAATTAAAAAATAGTTTTTCTTACCCCGTTGCAGCAATACAAACTTATTATTTATAAGATCTGTTGTTGTTATTGAATAATCTTCGGTAACTTTTTCGCGATTAACGGAAATGGAATTTTCCTTAAGGGCCCTTCTTGCCTCGCCATTAGATTTTAAAAAACCTGTTTGGGCTGCCAAGGCTCCAATAACATCAAGTCCATTTTCAATATGTGTTCGTTCAACTTCCGCTTGGGGAACTCCTTCAAATACATCTAGAAATGTTTTCTCATTGAGCTGTTTTAAATCTTCAGCAGAACCACCAAATAGAATGTTAGATGCCTTTACCGCATTATCATATTCTTCTTTGGAATGTACGAAAGTGGTTACTTCTTCTGCTAATCTCTTTTGTAACAAGCGCATATGTGGAGCTTCTTTATGCTCTTCAACAAGTGCATCTATGGTTGCTTTATCTAAAAAAGTAAATATTTTAATATACTTCTCGGCATCTTCATCAGAAGTGTTTAACCAAAATTGATAAAACTTATAAGGAGACGTCTTATCGGCATCCAGCCAGACGTTTCCACCTTCCGATTTCCCAAATTTGGAGCCGTCGGCTTTTGTAATAAGCGGACAAGTAAGCGCAAATGCTTTGGCAGGTTCGTTTCCTTCAGCATCTACATTCATACGTCTTACCAATTCTGTCCCTGTGGTAATATTTCCCCACTGGTCGCTACCGCCCATTTGCAACATACAACCGTATTCTCTATGCAAATGGTAAAAGTCGTATCCTTGAATTAATTGGTAGGTAAATTCTGTAAAAGACATTCCCACTCCAGAATCGGCACTTAAGCGTTTCTTTACAGAATCTTTAGACATCATATAATTTACGGTAATACGTTTCCCTACGTCCCTGGCAAATTCAATAAATGAAAAGTCTTTCATCCAATCGTAATTATTTACCAAGATTGGAGCGTTTTTAGTATCTGCATTAAAATCTAGATACTTGGAAAGCACGGCTCTTATCCCTGCTACATTTTTCGCTAAAGTTGCTTCGTCCAACAAATTTCGTTCATCTGATTTTCCTGAAGGATCCCCAATCATTCCGGTAGCCCCTCCTACCAATGCAATGGGCCTATGACCTGCTTTATAGAGGTGAACCAATAGAATTATGGGCACCAAACTACCAATATGCAACGAATCGGAAGTAGGATCAAAACCAATATAGGCTGTAGTCATTTCTTTAGTAAGTTGCTCTTCGGTTCCAGGCATCATGTCGTGCACCATGCCTCTCCAACGTAATTCTTCTACCAAATTTGTGGTCATTGTTTTTGTTTTTTAGACAGCCGCAAAGATAGAATAATTGATTTATACTGGGAAGGCTTTTTGGAGTGAATGAAACTACGGAAAGTGCCCGTTTATATATTTTTGAAAATTGTTATAAAATATCTGCTTATATTTCCCTTCGCCATGTAAAATCCCAAGCCTTTAAAGCTATTAATCCATTTTTATTGAAGGCCAAGCTTTTTTTGCTGAAATGTTATTGTTCCTTTTTAACCATCTTAGGTGTAGGCACTTCCTTTTCTGGTATCAAATTAATTTCCAAAGCCTTGTAATCGAGTTTCCAACCAATTGCCTGCACCATGTTTTCGATCATTAAAACAGCATCCAAAGCTTCTTTTTTAGCAGATTCCAAAAGACCGCTGTCCGGAATTTTTTTTAAAATATGTTCTTTAGCTTCGCTATTTATGGCAGAAAGATCTTCAGAACGAAACCAGTTGAAAAGTCCTTCTTGAATGTCGTAGTATTTTACATCTGGCTCTATGCTCAAGACCTCGGGTTCTGGAAAGGAGGAAAGTATAATTATTTTTGATTCGGGGTCGGCATGCATCTGGATTTTCTTTAAATCGAACCCTACGTTTACTTTTGCATTGATGATAAGTAGGGCCTTCTTTTTACTACTAATGAGTTTTAAAAAGCGCTCCCGTACGTTTTCATATTGATATATTTCAGCAAATTCGCCTTCGACGGTAACCAACTTATATACGTTCCGAATCTTTTCTAAAAGGATAATGGATTGTTTTTCGGTACTTTCTGAAGAGCGTCGTTTCCAAAAAATTGAAACCAACCAATAAGTGCCCAAACCACCAAGTAATAACCCAATAAGTATTTCAACAAGATCATTCATGCTTCCCTATCTTTCCTAAGTGTGTGTTTTTAAAATCATCGCTGTATTTTAACCCGTATCCAAACATTCTATCAAAACTAGCGTGGGCAAATAAAAGGATCCCAATAAACAAAAGTATTTCGCTATTTATAACAGCCCCCATAAAATACAAAATTAAGGTTACTCCCTTATGATGTAATAAATTATATGTGAAAGCTCCAGTTTTTTCAGAAAAAACGTACCCAATCATCCCGAGGTCTGGAGCAAAAAACAATCCCAAAAACCACCACCAACTTAACGATAGTTTGCTAAATAGGAACATCCCTAAAAGCATCATAAAAAACTCCTCAATTTTCAAGCTTGTTTTCAATTGTTTAAAATTTTATACAAAATAGGTTTGCTGGGAGAAGCATCGTTAACAAAAGAAGCAATTTGTAAGTTTAAAATATAGCTGCCATCTAAAATATGACTTGGAACATAAATAAATTCTGTAATGGTGGCATCGGTTCTTTTTTCTTTGTAGAAATCCCAAAACGCTTTATGGGCTAGCAACCCGCCTTCGTCTTTTTCTTTGTCCACAGAGGGTAAATCGATTAAAAGGTGTTTTATTCCACATTCCCTTATAAAGATAGCCGTTTCTTCCAAAAGATAAGGCGGATTGGTATGGGAATATTGTTTGGTGGTTTTATCCAAGGTGTTTGGTAACGTTCTAATTACTAAAGCCCCTACCTCCTTATTACGTAACGCCGATTTTACTTGATTTTTGGTGATTACATAATCATCATTTAATTTTTGTGGGTGTACTGTAATTACTTCCGCAAGAAAGAAAAACTGTTTTAAGCAATCGTTTATACTGTAGAACTTTTCGGTAATATGACCTACACATTCGGTATGCGTTCCATGTGCATGTGGATTAAAACAAATATTATTAAAATTGGTAGATGCCCCCGCTTTTACACTGCCAGTAAAATCTCCGTCTTTAACCGGAGAAATTTCAGGTTGTTGTACATACCAAGCGGTGGGATTGGTAACATCTCCCCTTAAAGCTATGGAAATATCCAAAGGATTGGCAAGGTCAATTTCGAGATTTTTATTTTTATGTTGAATACTGGTTTTCATAACAGCGTATAATTCACTTTAAATTTAACATAAAAAGATCGGATGCGATTCCATCTGCCAAGAATTTCCCCTTTTTGGTGGTTATAAGTATCGTTTCCTTCTCATTGGTTTTTAACGATAAAAGTCCTTCATTTAAATACTTTTCTGCTTGCTGAAGTAAGTATTTCTTATAATTTGATCCATGTTCTCGGGCAACTCTTTCCAGAGAAACCCCCCAAACGGTTCGCAAACCTGTCATTACAGCTTCGTTGTAACGATCTGTTTTACTCAACACCTCTATTTCATTGGGCAAAACATCTTCAGAAATCAATTTTAAATATCTAGAGTTGTTACTTACGTTCCAACTGCGGTTATCTCCATCGAAACTATGTGCAGAAGGGCCGATTCCAAGATATTTTTTCCCCAACCAATAGGCTGTGTTGTTTTTACTAAAAAAACCTTCTTTTCCAAAATTGGAAAGCTCATAATGAATGAAATTGTTGGCGGTTAAAGTATCAACCAAAATATCGAAATGCTCTTGTGCCAGCGCATCGTCTACATCGTCTATAATGCCTTTTTCTATAAAACTTGCCAAAGCGGTTTTTGGCTCTACAGTTAAGGCATAACTAGAGATGTGCGGAACATTAAAAGAAAGTGCTTTTTGGATGTTCTTTTTCCATTTCTCGGGTGTCATATGTTGAACACCATAAATAAGATCGATGGAAATATTATTGAAGTACCGTGTTGCTATTTCAAGGGAATGAATCGCTTCTTTGGCGCTATGTGCCCTGTTCATTAATTTTAAATCATCATCGAAGAAAGACTGAATGCCAATACTCAACCTATTTACCCGAGATTCTGCCAAAGTAATGATTTTTTCTTTGCTAAGGTCGTCTGGGTTTGCTTCTAAGGTAATTTCTGGATCGGGTATGACCTCAAAATGATTGTAAATGGTATCTATTAAAAACTTAATTTCCCCCACGTTAAGCACGCTGGGTGTTCCACCGCCAAAATAAATAGTCTCGATGGCTTCATCTACTTCATCTTTTCTTAAAATCATCTCTTTGGCCAACGCCTGTACTATCTCATTTTTCTTTTTAAAAGAAGTTGAAAAATGAAAGTCACAATAAAAACAAGCTTGTTTGCAAAAAGGGATATGAAGGTATATTCCAGCCATTTTACAAAAGTATCACTTTGATATTACAATATTCATTACTGTTAAATCAATTTTTAATTTAGGGTTTATAGCATTTAATTACTAAATTTATTTCGTTTTGAGTCATTATAGAGAATTCTATAGACATCTA from Galbibacter sp. BG1 harbors:
- a CDS encoding 4-hydroxyproline epimerase, with translation MARKTFFCVDAHTCGNPVRLIAGGGPNLFGKDMSEKRQHFIKEFDWIRKGLMFEPRGHDMMSGSLIYPPINPENDFGIIFVETSGCLPMCGHGTIGTITIAIEEGLVTPKTPGKIKMEAPAGLIEIEYQQTGAKVDWVKLINVKSYLAATELTIHSEVLGELIFDVSYGGNFYAIIDPQKNFVGIHEFSASKLIHISQEIRQKINVKYKDRFVHPEDATINGVSHILWTGNPINPLSTARNAVFYGDKAIDRSPCGTGTSARMAQWHAKGMLQKGEEFVHESFIGSQFIGRIEKETILAGQSAIIPSIQGWAKVYGYNKIIIDDEDPYAHGFQVI
- a CDS encoding NAD(P)/FAD-dependent oxidoreductase produces the protein MQKNIVIIGGGIVGLSSAYYLHKAGHDVTVIDKGTISEGASFVNAGYITPSHIIPLASPGMIAKGIKWMFNSSSPFYMKPRWDADFFKWSWYFHKSSTKEKVTKAIPVIKDINLLSRDLYKEMLRSEDLGPFHLEQNGLLMLYKTEKAGASEMAVAEKAAFEGLEVRHLDYYELNNLEPNVTIDAKGAIFYECDGHSTPTEIMSKMLAYLKAHNVDIKTQETVEKIKVDRDKIQEVQTDKSLYHPDEVIIASGSWSGEMAKKIGANLPLQAGKGYRIDLHRPTHIKLPAILMEAKTAMTPMNGFTRFAGTMEFSGINPTIRKERVEAIAKAAKAYYPDIDITSEEKQKAQSGLRPVSPDGLPYIGRTKHCKNVVFATGHAMMGWSLGPATGKLVAEIINEEKTSMNLDAFSPDRSFK
- the rpsU gene encoding 30S ribosomal protein S21, which encodes MLKTVVKEGESIERALKRYKRKFRNTKVLQQLRDRQQYTKPSEERRQIKQKAAYKEQYLRDQEE
- a CDS encoding MutS-related protein, which codes for MKNPQQYYTEKISIFQQDLTAVKKTLTTLSVFRLLVFLGLVAILYFFWENTIILVPSILVSFVLFIGLVSKYSDFKYKKNKILERIKINRTELKVLEKDFHFLEEGKSFSNYTHDFSHDIDLFGKGSFFQYSNRTATEAGRKHLASLYLENNPADISKKQQAIKELAEKIEWRHDFSATAAQVKTEVPAENIAKWLKSHHPIIKKKWTWLPYVFSICSLLIFTLAYLNVISSSLIIYWFFIGLTVSGIKVKKINHLSENTSKTQDTFQQYHQLIAKIENTTFSSELLKEKQQIILGKNESTSQILRRFSKRLDALEQRGNLLIAVPGNAFFLLDRFNTYRIEKWIAAHKNEVEKWFTIIAFFDAYNSLGNFAYNHPKYAFPKINKDRNTIKATRLGHPLIDENKLVYNDFDIRKEQFFVITGANMAGKSTFLRTVSLHIVMANCGLPVCASSSEYSPIKLITSMRTADSLTDDASYFYAELKRLKLIVDKIKTDSYFVVLDEILKGTNSKDKAIGSRKFVEKLSASKSTGIIATHDLSLCEVAKENKAVKNYFFEAFINGKELTFDYKFKEGICENMNASFLLKNMGIV
- the tyrS gene encoding tyrosine--tRNA ligase, with the protein product MTTNLVEELRWRGMVHDMMPGTEEQLTKEMTTAYIGFDPTSDSLHIGSLVPIILLVHLYKAGHRPIALVGGATGMIGDPSGKSDERNLLDEATLAKNVAGIRAVLSKYLDFNADTKNAPILVNNYDWMKDFSFIEFARDVGKRITVNYMMSKDSVKKRLSADSGVGMSFTEFTYQLIQGYDFYHLHREYGCMLQMGGSDQWGNITTGTELVRRMNVDAEGNEPAKAFALTCPLITKADGSKFGKSEGGNVWLDADKTSPYKFYQFWLNTSDEDAEKYIKIFTFLDKATIDALVEEHKEAPHMRLLQKRLAEEVTTFVHSKEEYDNAVKASNILFGGSAEDLKQLNEKTFLDVFEGVPQAEVERTHIENGLDVIGALAAQTGFLKSNGEARRALKENSISVNREKVTEDYSITTTDLINNKFVLLQRGKKNYFLIRTV
- a CDS encoding DUF4230 domain-containing protein; translation: MNDLVEILIGLLLGGLGTYWLVSIFWKRRSSESTEKQSIILLEKIRNVYKLVTVEGEFAEIYQYENVRERFLKLISSKKKALLIINAKVNVGFDLKKIQMHADPESKIIILSSFPEPEVLSIEPDVKYYDIQEGLFNWFRSEDLSAINSEAKEHILKKIPDSGLLESAKKEALDAVLMIENMVQAIGWKLDYKALEINLIPEKEVPTPKMVKKEQ
- a CDS encoding DUF4260 domain-containing protein, which encodes MKTSLKIEEFFMMLLGMFLFSKLSLSWWWFLGLFFAPDLGMIGYVFSEKTGAFTYNLLHHKGVTLILYFMGAVINSEILLFIGILLFAHASFDRMFGYGLKYSDDFKNTHLGKIGKHE
- a CDS encoding cyclase family protein yields the protein MKTSIQHKNKNLEIDLANPLDISIALRGDVTNPTAWYVQQPEISPVKDGDFTGSVKAGASTNFNNICFNPHAHGTHTECVGHITEKFYSINDCLKQFFFLAEVITVHPQKLNDDYVITKNQVKSALRNKEVGALVIRTLPNTLDKTTKQYSHTNPPYLLEETAIFIRECGIKHLLIDLPSVDKEKDEGGLLAHKAFWDFYKEKRTDATITEFIYVPSHILDGSYILNLQIASFVNDASPSKPILYKILNN
- the hemW gene encoding radical SAM family heme chaperone HemW, which translates into the protein MAGIYLHIPFCKQACFYCDFHFSTSFKKKNEIVQALAKEMILRKDEVDEAIETIYFGGGTPSVLNVGEIKFLIDTIYNHFEVIPDPEITLEANPDDLSKEKIITLAESRVNRLSIGIQSFFDDDLKLMNRAHSAKEAIHSLEIATRYFNNISIDLIYGVQHMTPEKWKKNIQKALSFNVPHISSYALTVEPKTALASFIEKGIIDDVDDALAQEHFDILVDTLTANNFIHYELSNFGKEGFFSKNNTAYWLGKKYLGIGPSAHSFDGDNRSWNVSNNSRYLKLISEDVLPNEIEVLSKTDRYNEAVMTGLRTVWGVSLERVAREHGSNYKKYLLQQAEKYLNEGLLSLKTNEKETILITTKKGKFLADGIASDLFMLNLK